One Acinetobacter colistiniresistens DNA segment encodes these proteins:
- a CDS encoding winged helix-turn-helix transcriptional regulator — protein sequence MKWDEIGDQPCSVARTLSVLGDRWTMLILRNAFMGIRRFDDFQRSLGLTRHVLSERLKRLVEHGILTKVPYVDRQERFEYQLTDKGLDLYPIILSMVQWADKWMDMGLGKPVEFTHKSCGRKVNPKVVCSECNQPIHAKDVRVAAGPGYFAFIEQKQKTA from the coding sequence ATGAAATGGGATGAAATTGGCGACCAGCCATGTTCAGTGGCGAGGACGCTCTCAGTGTTGGGTGATCGTTGGACAATGCTCATCTTGCGAAATGCATTTATGGGTATACGTCGCTTTGATGATTTTCAGCGCAGTCTGGGGCTGACGCGGCACGTACTTTCAGAGCGTTTAAAGCGCTTGGTGGAGCATGGGATTTTAACCAAAGTACCTTATGTCGATCGTCAGGAGCGTTTTGAATATCAACTCACAGATAAGGGCTTAGACCTTTATCCAATTATTCTTTCTATGGTGCAATGGGCCGATAAGTGGATGGATATGGGGTTAGGTAAACCCGTTGAATTTACGCATAAAAGTTGCGGGCGAAAAGTTAATCCCAAAGTGGTCTGTTCTGAATGTAATCAACCGATTCACGCTAAAGATGTACGAGTCGCGGCAGGTCCAGGCTATTTTGCCTTTATTGAACAAAAGCAGAAAACAGCATGA
- a CDS encoding MaoC/PaaZ C-terminal domain-containing protein has translation MFAIRYQQIPLQFLFEHQATLAGLGKIGLRSLKKTKIAPVDWQSLASINEVIDAPSQDLIEHYILWSGAEPDKYHDSIPPHMVSQWGLSFTTRLLLQTHYPLSQVINQGVSLKIHGKIPRTEKLMIQAKIAQVDERNGLARVSVQITTGTIAEPELVEALLHMAFILPHFEKTKRPETSDTKLWHTLGEWSTRSDDGLKFALLTGDFNPIHWVTPLAKLSNFGQKVLHGFGVFARSFELLPQPIQQIDVRFLKPVKLPSEHNRVETSTEQEQKYLRVVGSAGQICLMGQYS, from the coding sequence ATGTTTGCGATTCGCTACCAACAGATTCCATTGCAATTCTTATTTGAGCATCAGGCAACTTTGGCAGGACTTGGAAAAATAGGCTTACGCAGTCTTAAAAAAACAAAGATTGCTCCAGTTGACTGGCAGTCATTAGCATCGATTAATGAAGTGATTGATGCGCCGAGTCAAGATTTGATTGAACATTACATCCTATGGAGTGGCGCTGAGCCTGATAAATATCATGACTCAATTCCACCACATATGGTGTCACAATGGGGACTATCCTTTACGACGCGATTATTGCTCCAAACGCATTATCCATTGAGTCAAGTGATCAATCAGGGCGTCAGTCTGAAAATTCACGGCAAGATTCCAAGAACAGAAAAACTCATGATTCAAGCCAAGATCGCACAGGTAGATGAACGTAATGGTTTGGCACGTGTTTCAGTTCAAATTACCACAGGTACGATTGCTGAACCTGAACTGGTGGAAGCGCTACTACATATGGCTTTTATTCTGCCTCATTTTGAAAAAACCAAACGCCCTGAAACCAGCGACACTAAGCTTTGGCACACACTAGGCGAATGGTCGACTCGTTCAGATGATGGCCTGAAGTTTGCCTTACTCACAGGAGACTTCAATCCGATTCACTGGGTTACACCATTAGCCAAACTGTCAAACTTTGGTCAAAAAGTGCTGCATGGCTTTGGGGTGTTTGCACGTAGTTTTGAATTACTGCCACAACCGATTCAGCAAATTGATGTCCGCTTCCTAAAACCGGTCAAACTTCCTTCAGAACATAACCGCGTGGAAACCAGTACCGAGCAGGAACAAAAGTATCTCCGTGTTGTTGGTTCAGCAGGGCAAATCTGCTTAATGGGCCAATATTCATAA
- a CDS encoding aminotransferase-like domain-containing protein — MKSTKIDFVIQHIQEQIKNRSLLPGSRLPSVRALAAVLHLSVSTIVEAYERLASQGIIEAKTGSGFFVAGPLAPLSISEIHPKIDRSIDPLWISRQALEAKQGVLKPGCGWLPDDWMPHENIRKAIRKVSKAPSSTLTNYSTPLGLAPLRELLSRRILSKGIEAQPNQILLTDSGTQAIDLICRYFLKPNDVVLVDDPCYFNFHALLKVHQIQIIGVPYTPAGPDLEAFAQAIKIHNPRLYITNSGIHNPTGAVLTASTAYQVLKLVEQSNLVVIEDDIFADLERHSAPRLAALDGLSRVIHIGSFSKTLSGSVRTGYIASQSEWIEDLADIKIATCFGGNNLSSEILYAALTDGNYRKYLEELKIRLAKAMDATVKQLEKLGINAWVKPSAGIFLWCKLPEHFDTARIAQNCLEHGVILAPGNAFSQSQNFKNFIRFNVAQSLEPKVFEVLSHAIQHEIEQQRR; from the coding sequence ATGAAAAGTACTAAAATTGATTTTGTAATCCAGCATATTCAGGAACAAATAAAAAACCGCTCATTACTACCCGGCTCACGTTTACCCTCAGTCCGTGCTTTGGCTGCTGTACTTCATCTATCTGTCTCAACAATCGTTGAAGCCTATGAACGCCTTGCTTCTCAAGGCATTATTGAGGCAAAAACAGGTTCAGGTTTTTTTGTTGCAGGACCACTTGCACCTTTATCCATCTCTGAAATTCATCCCAAAATCGATCGGAGTATCGATCCACTCTGGATTTCAAGACAAGCCCTCGAAGCAAAACAAGGAGTTTTAAAACCGGGCTGCGGTTGGTTACCTGATGACTGGATGCCACATGAAAATATCCGTAAAGCCATTCGTAAAGTATCCAAAGCTCCTTCAAGCACTTTGACGAATTATTCAACGCCATTAGGCCTAGCACCTTTACGTGAGTTACTCTCACGCAGAATATTAAGCAAAGGTATTGAAGCACAGCCCAATCAAATTTTATTGACCGACTCAGGCACACAGGCAATCGATTTAATTTGTCGTTATTTTCTCAAACCGAATGATGTGGTTTTAGTGGATGACCCTTGTTATTTTAACTTCCATGCATTGCTTAAAGTTCATCAAATCCAAATCATTGGTGTGCCTTACACGCCTGCAGGGCCTGATCTGGAGGCTTTTGCTCAAGCCATCAAAATCCATAATCCACGCCTCTACATTACCAACTCAGGTATTCATAATCCAACGGGAGCGGTATTAACCGCATCAACAGCGTATCAAGTCTTAAAACTGGTTGAACAGTCTAATCTGGTGGTGATTGAAGATGATATTTTTGCAGATCTAGAACGACATAGCGCCCCTCGTCTGGCCGCATTAGACGGCTTATCCCGTGTCATTCATATTGGTAGTTTTTCTAAAACATTATCAGGTTCTGTCCGTACGGGCTATATTGCAAGCCAATCAGAATGGATTGAGGACTTGGCTGATATCAAAATCGCAACCTGTTTTGGGGGTAATAACCTCTCTTCAGAAATTCTGTATGCCGCATTGACCGATGGTAATTACCGTAAATACCTAGAAGAGCTAAAAATACGTTTGGCCAAAGCAATGGACGCAACAGTGAAGCAACTTGAGAAACTCGGAATCAACGCATGGGTTAAACCATCCGCTGGCATTTTCTTGTGGTGTAAATTACCTGAACATTTTGATACCGCACGTATTGCGCAGAATTGCTTAGAGCATGGTGTGATTCTGGCTCCGGGCAATGCGTTTAGCCAAAGTCAGAATTTTAAGAATTTTATTCGTTTTAATGTAGCACAATCACTTGAGCCTAAAGTCTTTGAGGTTCTATCCCATGCCATTCAGCATGAAATAGAACAACAAAGGCGATAA
- a CDS encoding DMT family transporter: MKTLNSGWFNGLIGVIIFAGSLPATRVAVMDFSPTFLTAARAAIAGLLGLALILLSRQQLPERKDWLPLFYVALGVVVGFPLFTALALQYVSAAHTIVFVGLLPLATAIFGVLRGGERPNLAFWLFAILGGMLVCGYMLIQTGSWAFNYGDTFMLLAILLCAFGYAEGGKLSKHLGGWQVICWALIITLPIMLLLSYLYMPANFAGVSTSAKLGLAYVSLFSMLIGFFFWYKGLAQGGIATVGQLQLLQPIFGLAIAAVLLHEQVSAAMFAVTVAVILCVAFAKKYA, encoded by the coding sequence ATGAAAACTTTAAATAGCGGCTGGTTCAATGGTCTGATTGGTGTAATTATTTTCGCAGGGTCGTTACCTGCAACACGTGTTGCAGTCATGGACTTTAGTCCCACCTTTTTAACAGCTGCCCGTGCTGCGATTGCTGGACTACTTGGTTTGGCCTTGATTTTATTATCGCGTCAGCAGTTACCCGAGCGCAAAGATTGGCTGCCATTATTTTATGTTGCACTGGGAGTGGTGGTTGGCTTTCCACTGTTTACGGCTTTGGCACTCCAATATGTTAGTGCTGCACATACCATTGTTTTTGTGGGTTTATTGCCACTGGCAACTGCGATTTTTGGCGTGTTAAGAGGTGGAGAAAGACCAAATTTAGCTTTTTGGTTATTCGCTATTTTAGGTGGGATGCTGGTTTGTGGTTATATGCTGATTCAAACAGGGAGCTGGGCATTTAATTATGGTGACACGTTCATGCTCTTGGCGATTTTGCTTTGTGCTTTTGGTTATGCCGAAGGGGGTAAGCTATCGAAACATTTAGGGGGGTGGCAAGTTATTTGCTGGGCGTTGATTATTACCTTGCCGATCATGCTACTTCTCTCTTATTTGTATATGCCTGCAAACTTTGCTGGAGTTTCAACATCGGCAAAACTAGGTTTAGCTTATGTGTCTTTATTCAGTATGCTGATCGGTTTTTTCTTCTGGTATAAGGGCTTGGCACAAGGGGGGATTGCCACAGTTGGTCAGTTACAACTGCTGCAACCTATCTTTGGTTTGGCGATTGCGGCTGTCTTATTGCATGAACAAGTCAGTGCAGCGATGTTCGCCGTGACGGTTGCAGTAATCCTTTGTGTTGCTTTCGCCAAAAAATATGCATGA
- a CDS encoding MoaD/ThiS family protein yields MQTIEIKIEAFGAIERLLPKPLAFEFAADRMVKDVLAHIVTLYPEANHAMEKCACAIGEDIITRQTALENSCTLVLLSPVAGG; encoded by the coding sequence ATGCAAACCATTGAGATTAAAATAGAAGCGTTTGGGGCAATCGAAAGGTTATTACCAAAGCCGCTGGCATTTGAGTTTGCAGCAGACCGAATGGTCAAAGATGTATTGGCACATATTGTGACACTTTATCCAGAGGCAAATCATGCCATGGAAAAATGTGCCTGTGCGATAGGCGAAGATATTATTACACGCCAAACTGCTTTAGAAAATTCCTGTACCTTGGTGTTGTTGTCACCTGTAGCGGGAGGTTAA
- the moaCB gene encoding bifunctional molybdenum cofactor biosynthesis protein MoaC/MoaB, whose protein sequence is MKNVGMKPESYRVAEAQAILHAPAHCIQLLRDGNTEKGDALKTARIAGILAAKRTDELIPLCHPLPIYRADVDYDLHDDHVVILTTVETIGPTGVEMEALTAASLAGLTLYDMLKPHCEPEELCLDQCKLLKKKGGKSHFKRTLRQPVSAAVIVLSDTVAAGRKPDTAGKSVVETLTEAGFDPIHYQILPDEADQLKDLVLELTKSYACIMTVGGTGIGKRDITVDTLEPLLERKLDGLMEAARSFGQKRTPYAAMSRGVAGFIDRSLVVTLPGSRGGASESMAAILPALVHIFDVCRDLPHPGGYE, encoded by the coding sequence ATGAAAAATGTTGGGATGAAACCCGAGAGTTATCGTGTTGCAGAAGCACAAGCGATTTTACATGCCCCTGCGCATTGTATTCAGTTACTCCGAGATGGCAATACTGAAAAAGGTGATGCCTTAAAAACGGCTCGTATTGCAGGGATTCTAGCGGCTAAACGTACGGATGAGCTGATTCCACTCTGCCATCCATTACCGATCTACCGCGCCGATGTTGATTATGACCTACATGATGATCATGTGGTGATTCTGACGACGGTTGAGACGATTGGCCCTACAGGCGTGGAAATGGAAGCGCTAACCGCTGCAAGCCTAGCGGGTTTAACACTGTATGACATGCTTAAGCCGCATTGTGAACCAGAAGAGCTATGCTTAGATCAATGCAAATTGCTGAAGAAAAAAGGTGGTAAATCACATTTTAAACGTACTTTACGTCAACCTGTCTCAGCAGCAGTAATTGTACTGTCAGATACGGTTGCTGCAGGCCGTAAACCTGACACCGCAGGTAAATCGGTTGTAGAAACTTTGACTGAAGCGGGCTTTGATCCGATTCATTATCAAATCTTGCCAGATGAAGCTGATCAGCTCAAAGATCTGGTTCTGGAACTGACCAAATCTTATGCCTGTATTATGACGGTGGGTGGAACAGGCATTGGCAAGCGCGATATTACCGTGGATACCCTAGAGCCACTACTGGAGCGCAAACTTGATGGCTTAATGGAGGCAGCACGTTCATTTGGGCAAAAACGAACACCTTATGCAGCGATGTCTCGTGGTGTTGCAGGCTTTATTGATCGTTCATTGGTGGTGACCTTACCAGGAAGCCGTGGTGGCGCAAGTGAATCCATGGCGGCAATTTTACCAGCGTTGGTGCACATTTTTGATGTCTGTCGTGATCTACCGCATCCGGGAGGTTATGAATAA
- the moaA gene encoding GTP 3',8-cyclase MoaA yields the protein MMKHERPETSLPILQDQYGRIKRKLRISVTDRCNFKCVYCMPEHPQWMKKHDLLSFEALLIFCKYMVQQGIENIRITGGEPLMRQGVVHFIRDLQAFRALGLKRISITTNGHYLAKYADQLKQAGLDDLNISLDSLDPIQFKQLTKKELSPVLNGIEAAKKVGLPFKINCVLMQGQNHDQILPMVKWAKQHNIPLRFIEFMPLDGDQHWTDQAVVSEAEILAQLKPYYAIQVLQQQHEPARIYQLDGQYQLGIISTITHSFCGDCDRIRLTAQGELYNCLFAQQGLNIKADLEAAKQSNLDIKQHALQQLDQKIKPYIWHKAKGYHALQHQQARKISMHMLGG from the coding sequence ATGATGAAGCATGAGAGACCTGAAACGAGCTTACCGATCTTGCAAGATCAGTATGGTCGTATTAAGCGTAAGTTACGGATTTCGGTAACGGATCGCTGTAATTTTAAATGCGTTTATTGTATGCCTGAGCATCCGCAATGGATGAAAAAGCACGATTTACTGAGTTTTGAAGCCTTATTAATATTTTGCAAATATATGGTTCAACAAGGGATTGAAAATATTCGTATCACAGGGGGGGAACCCCTTATGCGTCAAGGTGTGGTGCATTTTATTCGGGATTTACAGGCCTTCAGGGCTTTGGGACTTAAACGCATTTCAATCACCACCAATGGTCATTATTTAGCGAAGTATGCTGACCAATTGAAGCAAGCTGGCTTGGATGATCTGAATATCAGTCTGGATAGTCTTGATCCAATTCAATTTAAACAACTGACTAAAAAAGAGCTTAGCCCTGTATTGAATGGTATTGAAGCAGCAAAAAAGGTAGGGCTTCCATTCAAAATCAATTGTGTTTTGATGCAGGGGCAAAACCATGACCAGATTTTGCCGATGGTAAAGTGGGCAAAGCAGCATAACATTCCATTACGTTTTATTGAGTTTATGCCGTTGGATGGTGATCAGCACTGGACCGATCAAGCAGTGGTGAGTGAGGCGGAAATCCTAGCGCAACTCAAACCTTATTATGCTATTCAAGTTTTGCAACAACAGCATGAACCTGCACGGATTTACCAATTGGATGGTCAATATCAGCTGGGCATCATTTCAACCATCACGCATTCTTTTTGTGGCGATTGTGATCGCATTCGCTTAACGGCTCAGGGTGAACTCTACAACTGTTTATTTGCGCAACAAGGGCTTAATATCAAAGCTGATTTAGAAGCCGCTAAGCAGTCCAATCTGGATATTAAACAGCACGCATTACAACAGCTTGATCAGAAAATTAAGCCTTATATTTGGCATAAGGCCAAAGGCTATCATGCACTACAGCATCAACAAGCACGTAAAATCAGCATGCATATGCTGGGTGGTTAA
- a CDS encoding TusE/DsrC/DsvC family sulfur relay protein yields the protein MQLELDQDGHLVDYSIWDQNVAQELAKSLDLQLTDWHFEILYAVRQFYQQFGHSPATRPLIKFLMKTVNAEIDNALLQQKFNTGLVARHLSRLAGVPKPANCL from the coding sequence ATGCAGTTAGAATTAGACCAAGACGGTCATTTAGTTGATTACAGCATTTGGGATCAAAACGTTGCTCAGGAGTTGGCAAAGTCTTTAGATTTACAATTAACGGATTGGCATTTTGAGATTCTTTATGCTGTGAGACAGTTTTATCAACAATTTGGTCATTCACCTGCAACACGTCCACTCATTAAGTTTTTAATGAAAACTGTTAATGCTGAAATTGATAATGCCTTGTTGCAGCAGAAGTTTAATACAGGTTTAGTCGCTCGTCATTTAAGCCGTTTAGCGGGTGTACCTAAACCTGCAAATTGTCTATAA
- a CDS encoding GNAT family N-acetyltransferase, which yields MIISATNEHSLEVVNVIQQSILSCTLDHRDDATIIQHWLENKTEANIGEWINNNICFLYCFSGKVVGFICMSRHGNLFLNYILPGFQNQGIGEKLLKYLIEYCKTNHIQTIFLESTLTALNFYKNIILK from the coding sequence GTGATTATATCTGCGACAAATGAACATTCACTTGAAGTTGTTAACGTTATACAACAAAGTATTCTCTCTTGTACGCTTGATCATAGGGATGATGCCACGATTATTCAGCATTGGTTAGAAAATAAAACTGAAGCGAATATAGGTGAGTGGATTAACAATAATATTTGTTTTTTATATTGCTTTTCAGGAAAAGTGGTTGGATTTATATGTATGTCTAGACATGGGAATTTATTTCTAAATTACATATTACCTGGTTTTCAAAATCAGGGCATTGGTGAAAAGCTTTTAAAGTATCTGATTGAGTATTGCAAAACTAATCATATTCAGACGATATTTTTAGAGTCTACTTTGACAGCGCTTAATTTCTATAAAAACATAATTTTAAAATAG
- a CDS encoding molybdenum cofactor biosynthesis protein MoaE codes for MREFARVQDQALSLDSVDPIQSFPECGGVDIFIGTVRNHHQGKAVKALKYTSYTPVAEKMIREIEQQIQEKYQVSYVRVMHRIGYLDVSETAIIAIAYAAHRREAFQACEEAVERVKHEVPIWKEEFFMDGTSQYVEGCCIRKDQTDNVQAKIPLNPPLLKRDLPEHHHENCSHEHTHE; via the coding sequence ATGCGTGAATTTGCCAGAGTACAAGATCAGGCTTTAAGCCTTGATTCTGTTGATCCGATTCAGTCTTTTCCAGAATGTGGTGGGGTTGATATTTTTATTGGTACGGTTCGCAATCACCATCAAGGTAAAGCGGTTAAAGCCTTAAAATATACCTCTTATACACCTGTTGCTGAGAAAATGATTCGTGAGATTGAACAGCAAATCCAAGAAAAATATCAGGTCTCTTATGTTCGGGTGATGCATCGGATTGGCTATCTGGATGTCAGTGAAACGGCGATTATTGCCATAGCCTACGCAGCACATCGCCGTGAAGCTTTTCAAGCCTGTGAAGAGGCGGTTGAGCGGGTCAAACATGAAGTGCCGATCTGGAAAGAAGAATTTTTTATGGATGGAACCAGTCAATATGTCGAAGGTTGCTGTATTCGTAAAGATCAAACCGATAATGTTCAAGCGAAAATCCCCCTAAATCCCCCTTTATTAAAGAGGGATTTACCCGAGCATCACCATGAAAATTGTAGCCATGAGCATACACACGAATAA
- a CDS encoding molybdopterin-dependent oxidoreductase: MTTLIAARQDVTACILCSRNCGLSVEIEDNQFKKIKGDDQHPFSQGYICQKAARLQHYQQHADRLTSPLKRQADGSFKEISWEHAIQEIAEQLVQIRNSHGGTAFASVGGGGQGNHLGAAYGRQLLYAMKSFYSYNSLAQEKTGDFWVNGRLFGSQACHTTEDVEHADYVLFIGTNPFQAHGIPNARDTLKHIKKDPNRTMVVFDPRVTETAKQADIHVQLKPGSDAYLMSAMIAIILQEELYDQQFIQQHTHGFDQVKQAFLAVPIVEYIRKADVSVELIYQIARDFAKAQRACVRIDLGIQHTLNTTLNGYLEKLLYLLTGNFGQQGGNNLHTMFIPILSNTDERNPKYRRTVHHKMFPISGFFPPNILPDEILKAGEKRVRAVFVDSCNPLLTYPDTAAYEQAFQSLELLVVVDVAMTETARMAHYVLPAHSQFEKWEFTGFNLEFPKNGFHLRHPLFKAQGNSLPEAEIYTRLLEAMQVIPKQFPILSKIAEKDSANTAYLAYFGALGISFAKNKKLIPYAASIVYRTLGKTLPNDAASTALLLPLCMQYAAQHYQAVKQAGYVGNRLNLGVKLFQNILQQRSGVVLSQHDYADVWELIAYKDKKIRLAIPEMFIELAQLKQRSLTLTDAYPFILLAGERRSYNANQIYRDPAWRKVDAEGRLRINPEDAQTFGVETGQMLHCISEHGKIQVTVELDEGMRKGVVSLPHGYGLRYRGGEPIGPQLNRLTSSQHCDPLSKTPYHKYVPVRLERLTT, from the coding sequence ATGACGACGCTTATAGCAGCAAGACAGGATGTAACAGCTTGTATTTTGTGTTCACGCAATTGTGGACTCAGTGTAGAAATTGAAGATAACCAGTTTAAAAAAATTAAAGGTGATGATCAGCATCCTTTCTCGCAAGGCTATATCTGTCAGAAGGCCGCACGTTTGCAGCATTACCAACAACATGCTGATCGTTTAACTTCACCGTTAAAACGTCAGGCAGATGGTTCATTTAAAGAGATTAGCTGGGAACACGCCATTCAGGAAATTGCTGAGCAGCTTGTACAGATTCGAAATAGCCATGGCGGAACTGCCTTTGCATCTGTAGGTGGTGGTGGTCAGGGGAATCATTTAGGTGCTGCTTATGGTCGTCAGTTGCTCTATGCCATGAAAAGTTTTTATTCCTATAATTCTTTGGCGCAGGAAAAAACGGGCGATTTCTGGGTCAATGGTCGTTTGTTTGGCAGCCAAGCGTGTCATACCACCGAAGATGTAGAGCATGCAGATTATGTGCTGTTTATTGGTACTAATCCTTTTCAGGCGCATGGGATTCCAAATGCACGAGACACTTTAAAACATATTAAAAAAGATCCGAATCGGACCATGGTGGTGTTTGATCCACGTGTGACCGAAACCGCTAAACAAGCTGATATCCATGTGCAATTAAAACCAGGGAGTGATGCTTATCTGATGTCCGCCATGATTGCAATTATATTGCAAGAAGAACTGTATGATCAGCAATTTATTCAGCAACATACGCACGGCTTTGATCAGGTTAAACAAGCTTTTCTAGCGGTTCCAATTGTAGAATACATCCGAAAAGCCGATGTCTCCGTAGAACTGATTTATCAGATTGCGCGTGATTTTGCCAAGGCACAACGTGCTTGTGTCCGAATTGATCTCGGTATTCAACACACCTTAAATACCACTTTAAATGGTTATCTGGAAAAACTTTTATATTTGCTCACAGGGAATTTTGGTCAACAAGGCGGCAATAATCTGCATACCATGTTTATTCCAATCCTCAGTAATACCGATGAGCGTAATCCTAAATATCGCCGTACCGTACATCATAAAATGTTCCCGATTTCAGGCTTCTTTCCACCCAATATCTTACCCGATGAAATTCTAAAAGCAGGGGAAAAGCGAGTTCGTGCAGTGTTTGTAGATAGCTGTAATCCTTTATTGACCTATCCGGATACTGCTGCTTATGAACAGGCTTTTCAGTCCTTAGAGCTCTTGGTGGTGGTCGATGTGGCCATGACTGAAACAGCACGAATGGCGCATTATGTGTTACCTGCACATAGTCAATTTGAAAAGTGGGAATTTACAGGATTTAATCTGGAATTTCCGAAGAATGGCTTTCATTTACGCCACCCACTATTTAAGGCACAAGGCAATAGTCTGCCTGAAGCGGAAATCTATACCCGTCTGCTCGAAGCCATGCAGGTCATTCCTAAACAATTTCCGATATTGAGTAAAATTGCAGAAAAAGATTCGGCCAATACCGCGTATCTTGCCTATTTCGGTGCGCTAGGTATCAGTTTTGCGAAAAATAAAAAGTTAATTCCCTATGCGGCATCCATTGTATATCGAACCTTAGGCAAAACGTTGCCGAATGATGCTGCATCAACTGCCTTGCTATTACCCTTATGTATGCAATATGCAGCTCAACATTACCAAGCGGTAAAGCAAGCAGGCTATGTTGGTAATCGTTTAAACCTAGGTGTTAAGTTATTCCAGAACATTTTGCAGCAACGCTCAGGCGTGGTGTTATCACAACATGACTATGCCGATGTTTGGGAATTGATCGCCTATAAAGATAAGAAAATTCGTTTGGCAATTCCTGAAATGTTTATCGAGTTAGCTCAGTTAAAACAACGGTCTTTGACTTTAACTGATGCATATCCCTTTATTTTGCTCGCGGGTGAACGTCGTAGTTATAACGCCAATCAAATTTATCGTGATCCTGCTTGGCGTAAAGTCGATGCGGAAGGACGTTTAAGAATCAATCCTGAGGATGCGCAGACTTTTGGGGTCGAAACAGGACAGATGCTGCACTGTATTTCTGAGCACGGCAAGATTCAGGTCACGGTCGAACTTGATGAGGGCATGCGGAAAGGCGTGGTGTCGTTACCGCATGGATATGGATTGCGCTATCGGGGCGGAGAGCCGATTGGGCCACAATTGAATCGTCTTACTTCTTCTCAACATTGTGATCCATTGTCCAAGACACCCTATCATAAATATGTGCCTGTACGTTTGGAGCGGCTCACAACTTAG
- a CDS encoding molybdopterin molybdotransferase MoeA → MSGCGAEKGLISIDEALALVQSQPKALKVETLPLADGLNRYLAKSINSNVNLPSFSQSAVDGYALNSSVEKLQDTVYDVIGEIKAGSESEHQLQDGQAIRIFTGGKTPEGTTHVARQEIVAVEANQSIRLTEHISAQADIRFVGEEVQRGQQLADVGQRINIGALAALSMAGVQSIDVFQSPKVVVVITGDEVAETPEDLQTGKVFDANGPLLKAWLQDYGIDAEILHIADEAEQVTQCFERLKQQYDLIITTGGVSVGDYDFVRPCAFETGFEQIFWKVKQKPGKPLFFAEYIDQDHSCYLLGLPGNPAAVYVCMQVYGKALLDALQNQRQPLQWLSGVLTHDLKSDARERFLRMQAYFDQGQLKFQSLAKQQSHMLSNLMQANSLVRIPANTKLEVGQILAGLFIHN, encoded by the coding sequence ATGTCAGGATGTGGTGCCGAAAAAGGTCTGATTAGTATTGATGAAGCATTGGCATTGGTGCAAAGCCAGCCTAAAGCTTTAAAGGTTGAGACATTGCCTTTAGCCGATGGACTGAATCGCTATTTAGCCAAATCGATCAATTCCAATGTCAATCTACCGAGTTTTTCGCAAAGTGCAGTGGATGGTTATGCCCTGAATAGTTCAGTTGAGAAGCTTCAGGACACGGTATATGACGTGATTGGTGAAATTAAGGCAGGCAGTGAGTCTGAGCATCAGCTCCAAGATGGGCAAGCAATTCGTATTTTCACCGGTGGGAAAACTCCTGAGGGAACAACACATGTTGCTCGGCAAGAAATCGTCGCGGTTGAAGCCAATCAATCCATTCGATTGACTGAACATATTTCAGCGCAAGCGGATATCCGTTTTGTCGGTGAAGAAGTGCAACGAGGTCAGCAACTGGCAGATGTTGGGCAGCGCATCAATATTGGTGCACTTGCAGCACTCAGTATGGCTGGGGTACAAAGCATCGATGTGTTTCAATCACCTAAAGTGGTTGTGGTCATTACTGGGGATGAAGTTGCAGAAACGCCTGAAGATTTGCAGACAGGGAAAGTGTTTGATGCCAATGGGCCATTATTAAAAGCTTGGTTGCAAGACTATGGTATCGATGCGGAAATTTTGCATATTGCCGATGAGGCTGAGCAAGTCACGCAATGTTTTGAGCGCCTAAAACAGCAATATGATCTGATCATTACCACGGGTGGTGTTTCCGTTGGCGATTATGATTTTGTTCGGCCATGTGCTTTTGAAACAGGTTTTGAACAAATCTTCTGGAAAGTGAAGCAAAAACCGGGTAAGCCACTGTTCTTTGCTGAGTATATAGATCAAGATCATAGTTGCTATTTATTGGGTTTACCGGGTAATCCAGCAGCGGTGTATGTGTGTATGCAAGTCTATGGCAAAGCCTTATTAGATGCTTTGCAAAACCAACGCCAGCCCTTGCAATGGTTGAGCGGTGTGCTCACTCATGATTTAAAATCGGATGCACGTGAACGTTTTTTAAGAATGCAGGCTTATTTTGATCAAGGGCAACTCAAGTTCCAAAGCTTGGCGAAACAGCAATCGCATATGTTGAGTAATTTAATGCAGGCCAATAGTCTGGTCCGTATCCCCGCCAATACCAAACTGGAAGTAGGACAAATCCTTGCTGGGCTATTCATTCACAACTAA